ACCCGGATGCCACGGGGCCGGACGGCCTGTTCGAGCAGGAGGGCATGCGCGATGCGCTGGCCCAGTCCATCGACGGGCTGCCGGAGCGCGAAAAGCTGGTGATGTCGCTGTACTACGATGACGAGCTCAACCTGAAGGAAATCGGTGCGGTGCTGGGAGTGAGCGAATCGCGGGTGTGCCAGATCCACGGCCAGGCCCTCATTCGACTCCGCGCGCGCATGTCGGGTTGGAAAGAAAGAACCTGACGGCATCCGGTGCCGTCACCGGTCGAAGAAAACGCGCAGTAAAGGCGGAGAGACGTTTTGGACAAGAACATGAAAATCCTCGTGGTGGACGATTTCTCCACCATGCGGCGCATCGTCAGGAACCTGCTGGTGGAGCTGGGCTTCACCAACACCCTGATCCAGGAAGCCGAAGACGGCAACGCGGCGCTCGCGCTGCTTCGCTCCCAGCCGTTCGACCTCGTGGTCACCGACTGGAACATGCCCAACATGACGGGCATCGACCTGCTCCGCGCCATCCGTGCCGACGCCGCCCTGAAGGCGATGCCGGTGCTGATGGTCACCGCCGAGAACAACCGCGACCAGATCATCGCCGCCGCGCAGAGCGGCGTGAACGGCTATGTGGTCAAGCCGTTCACGGCGGTGACGCTGAAGGAAAAACTCGACAAGATTTTCGAACGTCTCGCCGCGGCGGCGGGCTGAGGAGCAGGCATGAACACGACGATTTCCGCCGGCCAGGACGTGGCCCCCGAACTGCGCGAGCTGCTCGACGCCGACGATTCCACCGCCTTCGAACAGGCGCTGGACCGCCTGATCCGCAGCCGCGAGCAGCACCTGTTCCTCGCGCTGGGCCATCTGGCCCGCGACCTGCACGAATCCGCCCGCCGCCTCGCGGCCGACATCTCGCACGACGGCAAC
This window of the Luteibacter aegosomatis genome carries:
- the cheY gene encoding chemotaxis response regulator CheY, with the translated sequence MDKNMKILVVDDFSTMRRIVRNLLVELGFTNTLIQEAEDGNAALALLRSQPFDLVVTDWNMPNMTGIDLLRAIRADAALKAMPVLMVTAENNRDQIIAAAQSGVNGYVVKPFTAVTLKEKLDKIFERLAAAAG